One genomic window of Pseudomonas chlororaphis subsp. piscium includes the following:
- the flgH gene encoding flagellar basal body L-ring protein FlgH, whose protein sequence is MNRFVSVLALSGFVVLGGCVAPTPKPNDPYYAPVLPRTPLPAAANNGSIYQAGFEQNLYSDRKAFRVGDIITITLNERTQASKNANSQVDKNSKTGIGLTSFFGGGLNTNNPVGSGDLSLDVGYSGDRATKGDSKSGQSNSLTGSITVTVADVLPNGIIAVRGEKWLTLNTGDELVRIAGLVRADDIATDNTVSSTRVADARITYSGTGAFADASQPGWFDRFFLSPLFPF, encoded by the coding sequence ATGAATCGCTTTGTATCTGTTCTCGCACTGAGTGGGTTCGTCGTGCTCGGAGGCTGCGTGGCCCCGACGCCGAAGCCCAATGACCCGTATTACGCTCCGGTGTTGCCACGTACTCCGTTGCCGGCCGCGGCCAACAATGGCTCGATCTACCAGGCCGGCTTCGAGCAGAACCTGTACAGCGACCGCAAGGCGTTCCGCGTGGGCGATATCATTACCATCACCCTCAACGAGCGGACCCAGGCGAGCAAGAACGCCAACTCCCAGGTCGACAAGAACAGCAAGACCGGCATCGGCCTGACCTCGTTCTTCGGTGGCGGCCTGAACACCAATAACCCGGTGGGTAGCGGCGACCTGAGCCTCGATGTCGGCTACAGCGGCGACCGGGCCACCAAGGGCGACAGCAAGTCCGGCCAGAGCAACAGCCTGACCGGTTCGATCACCGTGACGGTGGCCGATGTGCTGCCCAACGGCATCATCGCCGTGCGCGGCGAGAAGTGGCTGACCCTCAACACCGGCGACGAGCTGGTGCGGATTGCCGGCCTGGTGCGCGCCGACGATATCGCCACCGACAACACGGTGTCCTCGACCCGCGTCGCCGATGCGCGCATCACCTATTCGGGTACCGGTGCCTTTGCCGATGCGAGCCAGCCGGGCTGGTTCGACCGTTTCTTCCTCAGCCCGCTGTTCCCTTTCTAG
- the flgG gene encoding flagellar basal-body rod protein FlgG, protein MLPALWVAKTGLSAQDTNLTTISNNLANVSTTGFKRDRAEFQDLLYQIKRQPGAQSTQDSELPSGLQLGTGVRIVGTQKNFTAGSLQTTEQPLDMAINGRGFFQILQPDGTTSYTRDGTFHLDSNGQIVTANGFTLEPAIVVPNDAQTFTVGQDGTVSITTAGNPASQVIGNLQTADFINPAGLQATGNNLFLETAASGAPQVGTPGLNGFGTTLQNTLETSNVSTVEEMVNMITTQRAYEMNSKVISTADQMLSFVTQNL, encoded by the coding sequence ATGCTTCCGGCTCTATGGGTTGCCAAAACAGGTCTGTCCGCCCAGGACACTAACCTGACCACCATTTCCAACAACCTGGCGAACGTTTCGACCACGGGTTTCAAACGTGATCGCGCCGAGTTCCAGGACCTGCTGTATCAGATCAAGCGCCAGCCTGGCGCCCAGTCGACCCAGGACAGCGAGCTGCCATCGGGCCTGCAACTGGGTACCGGTGTGCGCATCGTCGGCACCCAGAAGAACTTCACCGCCGGCAGCCTGCAGACCACCGAGCAGCCGCTGGACATGGCCATCAACGGCCGCGGTTTCTTCCAGATCCTGCAACCGGACGGCACCACGTCCTACACCCGTGACGGCACCTTCCACCTGGACTCCAACGGCCAGATCGTCACCGCCAACGGTTTTACCCTGGAGCCGGCGATCGTCGTACCGAACGATGCCCAGACCTTCACCGTGGGTCAGGACGGCACTGTCTCGATCACCACCGCCGGCAACCCGGCCTCGCAAGTGATCGGCAACCTGCAGACCGCCGACTTCATCAACCCGGCCGGCCTGCAAGCGACGGGCAACAACCTGTTCCTGGAAACCGCCGCCAGCGGCGCGCCGCAAGTCGGCACCCCGGGCCTCAACGGTTTCGGCACCACCCTGCAGAACACCCTGGAAACCTCCAACGTCAGCACCGTTGAGGAGATGGTCAACATGATCACCACCCAGCGCGCCTACGAGATGAACTCCAAGGTGATCTCCACCGCCGACCAGATGCTCTCGTTCGTCACGCAGAATCTGTAA
- a CDS encoding amino acid aminotransferase, whose translation MHFDAIGRVPGDPILGLMEAYASDSNPRKFDLGVGVYKDSQGLTPIPQSVKLAEQRLVDRQTTKIYIGGHGDAAFGKVINELVLGADSQLIAERRAGATQTPGGTGALRLSADFIAHCLPGRGVWLSNPTWPIHETIFAAAGIQVSHYPYVGSDNRLDVEAMLATLNQVPKGDVVLLHACCHNPTGFDLSHDDWHRVLDVVRSRNLLPLIDFAYQGFGDGLEQDAWAVRLFAAKLPELLITSSCSKNFGLYRDRTGALIVCTRDAEKLLDVRSQLAHIARNLWSTPPDHGAAVVATILGDPELKSLWADEVEAMRLRIAQLRSGLVEALQPFGLAERFAHIGVQRGMFSYTGLTPEQVGKLRSQHSVYMVSSGRANVAGIDATRLDLLAEAIAEVCKN comes from the coding sequence ATGCATTTCGACGCCATAGGCCGAGTACCCGGCGACCCGATTCTTGGCCTGATGGAGGCCTATGCGTCGGACAGCAACCCACGCAAGTTCGACCTCGGCGTCGGTGTCTACAAGGATTCCCAGGGCCTGACGCCGATCCCGCAGTCGGTCAAGCTGGCCGAGCAGCGCCTGGTCGACCGGCAGACCACCAAGATCTACATCGGTGGCCACGGCGACGCGGCCTTTGGCAAGGTGATCAATGAACTGGTGCTGGGCGCCGATTCGCAGCTGATCGCCGAGCGACGCGCCGGCGCCACCCAGACCCCGGGCGGCACCGGCGCGCTGCGCCTGAGCGCCGACTTCATCGCCCACTGCCTGCCGGGCCGTGGCGTGTGGTTGAGCAACCCGACCTGGCCGATCCACGAAACCATCTTTGCCGCCGCCGGCATCCAGGTCAGCCACTACCCTTACGTCGGCAGCGACAACCGCCTCGACGTCGAGGCCATGCTCGCGACCCTGAACCAGGTGCCCAAGGGCGACGTGGTGCTGCTCCACGCCTGCTGCCACAACCCCACCGGTTTCGACCTGAGCCACGATGACTGGCATCGGGTGCTGGACGTGGTGCGCAGCCGCAATCTGCTGCCGCTGATCGACTTCGCCTACCAGGGCTTCGGCGACGGCCTGGAGCAGGATGCCTGGGCGGTGCGCCTGTTCGCGGCCAAACTGCCCGAGCTGCTGATCACCAGTTCCTGCTCGAAGAACTTCGGCCTGTACCGCGACCGCACCGGCGCGCTGATCGTCTGCACCCGGGATGCCGAAAAGCTGTTGGACGTACGCAGCCAACTGGCCCACATCGCCCGTAACCTGTGGTCCACCCCGCCGGATCACGGCGCCGCGGTGGTCGCCACCATCCTCGGCGACCCGGAGCTGAAAAGCCTCTGGGCCGACGAAGTAGAAGCCATGCGCCTGCGTATCGCCCAGCTGCGTTCGGGCCTGGTGGAAGCGCTGCAACCCTTTGGCCTGGCCGAACGCTTCGCCCACATCGGCGTACAACGCGGGATGTTCTCCTACACCGGCCTGACGCCGGAGCAGGTCGGCAAACTGCGTAGCCAGCACAGCGTGTACATGGTCAGCTCCGGCCGGGCCAACGTCGCCGGTATCGACGCCACCCGCCTGGACCTGCTGGCCGAAGCCATCGCCGAAGTCTGCAAAAACTGA
- the flgJ gene encoding flagellar assembly peptidoglycan hydrolase FlgJ translates to MDIRKSGLVSSGDSGSYSDLNRLNQLKVGDKNSDANMRKVAQEFESLFLNEMLKSMRSATEALGKDNPLNTPAAKQYQEMYDQQLAVSMSREGGGIGLADVLMRQMSKNKSSNPAAAATLPGAQAEKVATPTAIAAGTTALGGPLSRVNGQRPLWASRALEPQRAADSGTHNDMALLNQRRISLPSKLTDRLLAGIVPSADSTATNRTALPERTTAATDALVKNSSRSFAAVPHGRMQIYGRAMAQPPLAPAKKAFSSADEFVATMLPMAQQAADRIGVDPRYLVAQAALETGWGKSVMRQQDGSSSHNLFGIKAGSSWKGDQARAITSEFRNGQMVKETAEFRSYASYQDSFHDLVTLLQSNNRYQEVLKAADNPEQFVRELQKAGYATDPDYASKISQIAKQMKSYENYAAAGASTNL, encoded by the coding sequence ATGGATATTCGCAAGAGCGGTCTGGTCAGCAGCGGGGATTCGGGTTCCTACTCGGACCTCAACCGGCTTAACCAGCTCAAGGTCGGCGACAAGAACAGCGACGCCAACATGCGCAAGGTGGCGCAGGAGTTCGAGTCGCTGTTCCTCAACGAAATGCTCAAGTCCATGCGCTCGGCCACCGAAGCGCTGGGCAAGGACAACCCGCTCAACACCCCGGCGGCCAAGCAATACCAGGAAATGTACGACCAGCAGCTGGCGGTTTCCATGTCCCGTGAGGGCGGCGGTATCGGCCTGGCCGATGTGCTGATGCGTCAGATGTCGAAGAACAAATCCAGCAATCCTGCCGCGGCGGCGACCTTGCCTGGCGCCCAGGCTGAAAAGGTCGCGACGCCAACCGCCATCGCTGCCGGTACCACAGCCCTGGGCGGTCCGTTGTCGCGGGTCAATGGCCAGCGCCCGTTGTGGGCCTCCCGTGCACTGGAGCCGCAGCGCGCCGCCGACAGTGGTACCCATAACGATATGGCGCTGCTCAACCAGCGGCGCATCTCCCTGCCGAGCAAGCTGACCGATCGCCTGCTGGCGGGCATCGTGCCGTCGGCCGACAGTACCGCCACCAACCGGACGGCCTTGCCGGAACGCACCACGGCCGCCACCGACGCGCTGGTCAAGAACAGTTCTCGCAGCTTTGCCGCCGTGCCCCACGGGCGCATGCAGATCTACGGTCGCGCCATGGCCCAGCCACCCTTGGCGCCGGCGAAGAAGGCCTTCAGCTCGGCGGACGAATTCGTCGCCACCATGCTGCCGATGGCGCAGCAGGCCGCCGACCGCATCGGTGTCGACCCACGCTACCTGGTCGCCCAGGCCGCGCTGGAAACCGGCTGGGGCAAATCGGTGATGCGCCAGCAGGACGGCAGCAGCAGCCACAACCTGTTCGGCATCAAGGCCGGCAGCAGTTGGAAGGGCGACCAGGCGCGGGCGATCACCAGCGAATTCAGAAATGGCCAGATGGTCAAGGAGACGGCCGAGTTCCGTTCCTATGCCTCGTATCAGGACAGCTTCCACGACCTGGTGACCTTGTTGCAGAGCAACAATCGCTATCAAGAAGTGCTGAAGGCGGCCGATAACCCAGAACAGTTTGTACGCGAGTTGCAAAAGGCCGGGTATGCAACCGACCCGGACTACGCAAGCAAGATTTCGCAGATTGCCAAGCAGATGAAGAGCTACGAGAACTACGCTGCGGCGGGCGCTTCCACGAATTTATAA
- a CDS encoding flagellar basal body P-ring protein FlgI yields MLAALLLSAACNVQAERLKDIASISGVRSNQLIGYGLVVGLNGTGDQTTQTPFTLQTFNNMLSQFGIKVPPGSGNVQLKNVAAVSISADLPAFAKPGQQVDVTVSSIGNSKSLRGGTLLLTPLKGIDGNVYAIAQGNLVVGGFDAEGRDGSKITVNVPSAGRIPGGASVERSVPSGFNQGNSLTLNLNRSDFTTAKRIVDKINDMLGPGVAQAIDGGSIRVTAPLDPSQRVDYLSILENLEIDPGQAVAKVIINSRTGTIVIGQNVKVSPAAVTHGSLTVTITEDPIVSQPGPLSNGQTAVVPRSRVNAEQEAKPMFKFGPGTTLDEIVRAVNQVGAAPGDLMAILEALKQAGALQADLIVI; encoded by the coding sequence ATGCTGGCCGCGCTGTTGCTTTCGGCGGCCTGCAACGTTCAAGCCGAACGGCTGAAGGACATCGCCAGCATTTCCGGCGTGCGCTCCAACCAGTTGATCGGCTACGGCCTGGTGGTCGGGCTTAACGGCACCGGCGACCAGACGACCCAGACACCCTTCACCTTGCAGACCTTCAACAACATGCTGTCGCAGTTCGGCATCAAGGTGCCGCCTGGTTCCGGCAACGTGCAACTGAAGAACGTCGCGGCAGTGTCGATCAGCGCCGATCTGCCAGCATTCGCCAAGCCGGGGCAGCAGGTCGATGTCACCGTGTCCTCCATCGGTAACTCCAAGAGCCTGCGTGGCGGCACCTTGCTGCTGACGCCACTCAAAGGTATCGACGGTAACGTCTACGCCATCGCCCAGGGCAACCTGGTGGTGGGCGGTTTCGATGCCGAGGGCCGTGACGGTTCGAAGATCACGGTCAACGTTCCGTCGGCCGGTCGTATCCCGGGCGGTGCCTCGGTGGAGCGATCGGTGCCGAGCGGTTTCAACCAGGGCAACAGCCTGACCCTGAACCTCAACCGTTCCGACTTCACTACCGCCAAGCGCATTGTCGACAAGATCAACGACATGCTCGGTCCGGGCGTGGCCCAGGCCATCGACGGCGGTTCGATTCGCGTTACCGCGCCGCTCGATCCGAGCCAGCGCGTCGACTACCTGTCGATCCTCGAGAACCTGGAAATCGATCCGGGGCAGGCGGTGGCCAAGGTCATCATCAACTCGCGTACCGGCACCATCGTCATCGGCCAGAACGTCAAGGTGTCACCAGCCGCCGTGACCCACGGCAGCCTCACCGTGACCATCACCGAAGACCCGATCGTCAGCCAGCCTGGCCCGTTGTCCAACGGCCAGACCGCGGTCGTGCCGCGCTCGCGGGTCAACGCCGAACAGGAAGCCAAGCCGATGTTCAAGTTCGGCCCGGGCACCACCCTCGACGAGATCGTGCGTGCGGTGAACCAGGTCGGCGCGGCACCGGGCGACCTGATGGCGATCCTCGAAGCCTTGAAACAGGCCGGCGCGCTGCAAGCCGACCTGATCGTGATTTGA
- the phhA gene encoding phenylalanine 4-monooxygenase, whose amino-acid sequence MKQTQYVAREPDAQGFIHYPDEEHAVWNTLITRQLKVIEGRACQEYLDGIEKLGLPHDRIPQLGEINKVLGATTGWQVARVPALIPFQTFFELLASKQFPVATFIRTREELDYLQEPDIFHEIFGHCPLLTNPWFAEFTHTYGKLGLQATKEERVYLARLYWMTIEFGLLDTPQGQRIYGGGILSSPKETVYSLSDVPEHQAFDPLEAMRTPYRIDILQPIYFVLPNLKRLFDLAHEDIMALVHQGMQMGLHAPKFPPKPKAA is encoded by the coding sequence ATGAAGCAGACGCAGTACGTGGCCCGCGAGCCCGACGCCCAAGGTTTTATCCACTACCCCGATGAAGAACACGCGGTGTGGAACACCCTGATCACTCGTCAGCTGAAAGTGATCGAGGGTCGTGCGTGCCAGGAATACCTGGATGGCATCGAGAAACTCGGCCTGCCCCACGACCGCATCCCGCAGCTGGGCGAAATCAACAAGGTGCTGGGCGCAACCACCGGCTGGCAGGTAGCCCGGGTACCGGCGCTGATCCCCTTCCAGACCTTCTTCGAATTGCTCGCCAGCAAACAGTTTCCGGTCGCGACCTTTATTCGTACCCGCGAAGAACTGGACTACCTGCAAGAGCCGGATATCTTCCACGAGATCTTTGGCCACTGCCCGCTGCTGACCAACCCCTGGTTCGCCGAATTCACCCACACCTACGGCAAGCTCGGCCTGCAGGCCACCAAGGAAGAGCGGGTGTACCTGGCGCGCCTGTACTGGATGACCATCGAATTCGGCCTGCTGGACACCCCGCAAGGCCAGCGCATCTACGGCGGCGGCATCCTCTCCTCGCCGAAGGAAACCGTCTACAGCCTGTCGGACGTGCCCGAACACCAGGCCTTCGACCCGCTGGAAGCGATGCGCACCCCGTACCGCATCGATATCCTGCAACCCATCTACTTTGTGCTGCCCAACCTCAAGCGCCTGTTCGACCTGGCCCATGAAGACATCATGGCCCTGGTGCACCAGGGCATGCAGATGGGCCTGCACGCACCCAAGTTTCCGCCCAAACCCAAGGCGGCCTGA
- a CDS encoding 4a-hydroxytetrahydrobiopterin dehydratase yields MTALNQAHCEACRADAPQVSDEELPVLIKQIPDWNIEVRDGVMQLEKVFLFKNFKFALAFTNAMGEISEAEGHHPGLLTEWGKVTVTWWSHSIKGLHRNDFIMAARTDEVAKTAEGRK; encoded by the coding sequence ATGACCGCTCTCAACCAAGCCCATTGCGAAGCCTGCCGTGCCGATGCTCCACAAGTCAGCGACGAAGAACTGCCGGTACTGATCAAGCAGATCCCCGACTGGAACATCGAAGTGCGCGATGGCGTCATGCAACTGGAAAAAGTCTTCCTGTTCAAAAACTTCAAATTCGCCCTGGCCTTTACCAACGCAATGGGTGAAATTTCCGAGGCAGAAGGTCATCATCCTGGCCTGCTCACCGAATGGGGCAAGGTCACCGTGACCTGGTGGAGCCACTCCATCAAGGGCCTGCACCGCAACGACTTCATCATGGCCGCTCGCACCGACGAAGTGGCCAAGACCGCAGAAGGACGCAAGTAA
- a CDS encoding sigma-54-dependent transcriptional regulator, which yields MRIKVHCQNRIGILRDILNLLVEYGINVARGEVGGEHGNAIYLHCPNLINLQFQALRPKFESIAGVFGVKRVGLMPSERRHMELNALLGALEFPVLSIDMGGSIVAANRAAAQLLGVRVDEVPGIPLSRYAEDFDLPELVRANKSRINGLRVKVKGDVFLADIAPLQSEHDDSEAMAGAVLTLHRADRVGERIYNVRKQELRGFDSIFQSSKVMAAVVREARRMAPLDAPLLIEGETGTGKELLARACHLASPRGQSPLMALNCAGLPESMAETELFGYGPGAFEGARAEGKLGLLELTAGGTLFLDGVGEMSPRLQVKLLRFLQDGCFRRVGSDEEVYLDVRVICATQVDLSELCARGEFRQDLYHRLNVLSLHIPPLRECLDGLTPLVEHFLDQASRQIGCGLPKLAPAAMERLSHYHWPGNVRQLENVLFQAVSLCDGGTVKAEHIRLPDYGVRQPLGDFSLEGGLDEIVGRFEKAVLERLYSEHPSSRQLGKRLGVSHTTIANKLREYEVGKGNGPEE from the coding sequence ATGCGTATCAAAGTCCATTGCCAGAATCGCATCGGCATCCTGCGCGACATTCTCAACCTGCTGGTGGAGTACGGCATCAACGTCGCCCGGGGCGAGGTGGGCGGCGAGCATGGCAATGCCATCTACCTGCATTGCCCGAACCTGATCAATCTGCAGTTCCAGGCGCTGCGGCCGAAGTTCGAGTCGATCGCCGGGGTGTTCGGGGTCAAGCGGGTCGGGCTGATGCCCAGCGAGCGGCGGCACATGGAGCTCAATGCCCTGCTCGGGGCGTTGGAGTTCCCGGTGTTGTCCATCGACATGGGCGGTTCCATCGTCGCCGCCAACCGCGCGGCGGCGCAGTTGCTGGGGGTGCGGGTGGACGAGGTGCCGGGGATTCCACTGTCGCGGTATGCCGAGGATTTCGATCTGCCGGAGCTGGTGCGGGCCAACAAGTCGCGGATCAACGGCCTGCGGGTCAAGGTCAAGGGTGACGTGTTTCTGGCGGACATCGCGCCGCTGCAATCGGAGCACGACGACAGCGAGGCCATGGCCGGCGCGGTGTTGACCTTGCATCGCGCGGACCGGGTCGGCGAGCGCATCTATAACGTGCGCAAGCAGGAACTGCGCGGGTTCGATAGCATCTTCCAGAGTTCGAAAGTCATGGCCGCGGTGGTGCGCGAAGCGCGGCGCATGGCGCCGCTGGACGCGCCGCTATTGATCGAGGGCGAGACCGGCACCGGCAAGGAACTGCTGGCGCGGGCCTGTCACCTGGCCAGCCCGCGCGGGCAGTCACCGCTGATGGCGCTCAACTGCGCCGGCCTGCCGGAATCCATGGCCGAGACCGAGCTGTTCGGCTACGGGCCGGGGGCCTTCGAGGGCGCGCGGGCCGAAGGCAAGCTCGGGCTGCTGGAGCTGACTGCCGGCGGCACGCTGTTTCTCGACGGGGTAGGGGAGATGAGCCCGCGCTTGCAGGTCAAGCTCCTGCGCTTTCTGCAGGATGGCTGCTTCCGCCGGGTCGGCAGCGACGAAGAGGTGTACCTGGACGTGCGGGTGATCTGCGCGACCCAGGTCGACCTGTCGGAACTGTGCGCCCGTGGCGAGTTCCGCCAGGACCTGTACCACCGCCTCAACGTCCTGTCCCTGCATATCCCGCCGCTGCGCGAGTGCCTCGACGGCCTGACGCCACTGGTGGAGCACTTCCTCGACCAGGCCAGCCGGCAGATCGGCTGCGGCTTGCCCAAGCTGGCGCCGGCGGCCATGGAGCGCCTCAGCCATTACCACTGGCCGGGCAACGTGCGGCAGCTGGAAAACGTGCTGTTCCAGGCGGTGTCCCTGTGCGACGGCGGCACGGTCAAGGCCGAACACATCCGCCTGCCGGACTACGGCGTGCGCCAACCCCTTGGCGATTTCTCCCTGGAAGGCGGCCTCGACGAAATTGTCGGACGCTTTGAAAAGGCCGTGCTCGAACGCCTGTATTCCGAGCACCCCAGCAGCCGCCAACTGGGCAAGCGCCTGGGCGTGTCGCACACCACCATCGCCAACAAGCTGCGCGAATACGAAGTGGGCAAGGGCAACGGCCCGGAAGAATAA
- a CDS encoding flagellar basal body rod protein FlgF translates to MDKYLYVAMTGASQNALAQKAHANNLANISTNGFQRDLEQARSMPVFGDSFPARAFAMSERPATDFTPGSLVETGRDLDVAVSGNGWIAVQSPDGGESYVRTGSLNIDALGVLRAGNGMPVIGNGGPIAVPPEQQVEVGQDGTISIRAMGEGPRVMAEVDRIKLVNPDLKNMTKGLDGSIHTKDGKPAAADANVQLVSGFLESSNVNAVEEMTSVLALSKQFELHIKMMNSAKEDDQAMARVLQIS, encoded by the coding sequence GTGGACAAGTACCTTTATGTGGCCATGACCGGTGCCAGCCAGAATGCGCTGGCGCAGAAGGCGCATGCCAACAACTTGGCGAACATCTCCACCAACGGTTTTCAGCGCGACCTGGAGCAGGCGCGTTCGATGCCGGTGTTTGGCGACAGCTTTCCGGCGCGGGCCTTTGCCATGTCCGAGCGCCCGGCTACCGATTTCACTCCGGGCTCGCTGGTGGAAACCGGCCGCGACCTCGACGTGGCGGTCAGCGGCAATGGCTGGATCGCCGTGCAGAGCCCCGATGGCGGTGAAAGCTACGTGCGCACCGGCAGCCTGAATATCGACGCCCTGGGCGTGCTGCGCGCCGGCAACGGCATGCCGGTGATCGGCAACGGCGGCCCGATCGCCGTGCCGCCGGAGCAGCAGGTGGAAGTCGGCCAGGACGGCACCATCAGCATCCGCGCCATGGGCGAAGGCCCACGGGTGATGGCCGAGGTCGACCGCATCAAGCTGGTCAACCCGGACCTGAAGAACATGACCAAGGGTCTGGACGGTTCGATCCATACCAAGGACGGCAAGCCGGCAGCGGCTGACGCCAATGTGCAACTGGTCTCGGGTTTCCTCGAGTCGAGCAACGTCAATGCGGTCGAGGAAATGACCTCGGTGCTGGCGCTCTCCAAGCAGTTCGAACTGCACATCAAGATGATGAATTCCGCCAAAGAAGACGACCAGGCCATGGCTCGGGTCTTGCAGATCAGCTAA